DNA sequence from the Brachybacterium sp. P6-10-X1 genome:
GGTGCTCGAGCAGATCGGGGCGGGAGACTTCTCCATCGCCGTGGTCGGGGTGGGCACCTCGATCGAGTCCAGCGTGCTGATCGCCGCGAACCTGGTGGACTTCGGCAAACCGGTGATCTGGGCGAAGGCGATCTCCGCCGCGCACGGTCGGATCCTGCAGCGGATCGGCACCCATCACGTGGTCTATCCGGAAGCCGATGCGGGCAAGCGCGTCGCACACCTGGTGGGCGGCAAGCTCATGGATTTCATCGAGTTCGACGACGGCTTCGCGATCGTCAAGATGCGTCCGCCCCGCGAGGTGCAGGGCATGACGCTGGGCGAGTCCGACATCCGCGCGAAGTTCGGCGTGACGATCGTGGGCGTGAAGTCCCCCGGCAAGGACTTCACCTACGCGGTGCCCGAGACCCTGGTCGCCGCGCACGATCTGGTGATCGTCTCCGGCCACACGCACCTGATCGAGAAGTTCTCCAACCGGCCCTGAGGCCGATGGCGCGCGACTACGAGACACCGGGCGTGGTCAGCGACGGGCGCTCCGGCATGCGCCGTGCCATATGTGCCACGACGAACGCGATGGCGCCCGTCAGCGACCAGCGTTCAGGCTCCGGTCATCTCGCGGGACGTCCGCGCCGCGGCGGCCATCGCCGCGGCCACGCCGGGACGCACGCCTTCCCGCTCGAGCACCGAGAGACCCTGCACCGTGGTGCCGCCGGGGCTGGAGACCCCGTTCTTCGCGACGGCGGCGTGCACCCCGCTCTCCATCAGCATGGTGGCGGCGCCCCGCACGGTCTGCTGCACGAGCGAGTCGGCGAGATCGCGCTTCAGACCCAGCCGCACGGCTTCGTCGCTCATCGCCTCCAGGATCGAGAACACGAACCCGGGGAGGGACCCGGCGGCGGCGATGAAGGCGTGGACCTGCTCCTCGGTGATGTCCACGGCCACCCCGGCCCGGGAGAACAGCGTGCGGGTGAGCGCGTGCTGTTCGTCGGTGACGGAGCTGCCGCGCATCAGGCCCACGGCCCCTTCGCCGACCGAGATCGGAGTGTTGGGCATGGCACGCTCGACGCTCAGTCCCGCCGGCAGCGCATCTTCGATCTGCGACAGGGCGATCCCGGCGGCGAGGGAGATCACGAGGGCGCCGGCCGGGAGCTGCTCGCGGATCTCGGCGGCCAGCTCGAGGATCTGATACGGCTTCACGCCGAGGACGACCACGTCGGCGCCCTCGAGCGCCTCGGCGCGGGAGGCAGCGATCGCACCGAGCTCCTCAGCGGCCCGTTCGCTGCTGGCCGGCGTGGAGTTCACGATCGCCAGCTTGCCGGGCCGGACTCCGGCCGCGAGGAAGGCGCGGACGACGGGCCCGCCCATGTTGCCCGCGCCGATCACGGCGACGCGGAGCTGGGTGAGGTCCTGGACGGGGGATTGCACTGCGGCCGGATCGGGGCTCTGGGGCGAGGTGTTCTCCATGTCCTCCAGGGTACGGGGATCCTCCCGGGATCCGTTCTGTGCCGGAGGGT
Encoded proteins:
- a CDS encoding TrkA family potassium uptake protein — encoded protein: MARGARDDGVLVIGLGRFGASIALTLEKLGTQVLAIDTSEELVQKYSGQLTHVVRADATQPEVLEQIGAGDFSIAVVGVGTSIESSVLIAANLVDFGKPVIWAKAISAAHGRILQRIGTHHVVYPEADAGKRVAHLVGGKLMDFIEFDDGFAIVKMRPPREVQGMTLGESDIRAKFGVTIVGVKSPGKDFTYAVPETLVAAHDLVIVSGHTHLIEKFSNRP
- the proC gene encoding pyrroline-5-carboxylate reductase; translation: MENTSPQSPDPAAVQSPVQDLTQLRVAVIGAGNMGGPVVRAFLAAGVRPGKLAIVNSTPASSERAAEELGAIAASRAEALEGADVVVLGVKPYQILELAAEIREQLPAGALVISLAAGIALSQIEDALPAGLSVERAMPNTPISVGEGAVGLMRGSSVTDEQHALTRTLFSRAGVAVDITEEQVHAFIAAAGSLPGFVFSILEAMSDEAVRLGLKRDLADSLVQQTVRGAATMLMESGVHAAVAKNGVSSPGGTTVQGLSVLEREGVRPGVAAAMAAAARTSREMTGA